Proteins encoded by one window of Vibrio rumoiensis:
- a CDS encoding heme ABC transporter permease, whose product MWKWLHPYAKAEKTYQLCGSLLPWFSVLAFGLLLVGTIWGLAFAPADYQQGDSFRIIYIHVPAAIWSMGIYTSMAIAAFVGLVWQLKLSNMAASAMAPIGAVFTFIALITGAVWGKPMWGAWWVWDARLTSELILLFLYLGVIALYHAFDDQKTAAKAAGILAIVGVVNIPIIHYSVEWWNTLHQGATITKIGKPSIAPEMLWPLLCNIFGFAFFFGAVAMVRFRTEIIRRESHRPWVLQLVKQSTSKGKTASEVK is encoded by the coding sequence ATGTGGAAATGGTTACATCCATACGCAAAAGCTGAGAAAACTTATCAGCTGTGCGGATCGTTATTGCCTTGGTTTTCAGTCTTGGCGTTTGGGCTATTGTTAGTGGGGACTATTTGGGGGTTAGCGTTTGCGCCTGCAGATTACCAGCAAGGTGATAGCTTTCGCATTATTTATATCCATGTGCCAGCGGCTATTTGGTCAATGGGTATTTACACGTCTATGGCGATTGCCGCTTTTGTTGGTTTAGTTTGGCAGCTGAAGTTGTCAAACATGGCAGCTTCAGCGATGGCACCTATTGGCGCGGTATTTACCTTTATTGCTTTGATTACTGGTGCGGTCTGGGGCAAACCTATGTGGGGCGCTTGGTGGGTTTGGGATGCTCGCTTAACATCCGAACTTATTCTTTTATTTCTTTATTTGGGCGTTATTGCGCTTTATCACGCGTTCGATGACCAAAAAACGGCCGCTAAAGCGGCGGGTATTTTGGCGATTGTCGGGGTGGTGAATATTCCCATTATCCACTACTCCGTTGAATGGTGGAATACTCTGCACCAAGGCGCCACCATTACTAAGATTGGTAAGCCATCAATTGCGCCTGAAATGTTATGGCCACTACTCTGTAACATTTTTGGTTTTGCTTTTTTCTTTGGTGCGGTCGCAATGGTTCGATTCCGTACCGAAATTATTCGCCGAGAAAGTCATCGCCCTTGGGTTTTGCAATTGGTAAAGCAAAGCACATCTAAGGGAAAAACCGCATCAGAGGTGAAGTAA
- the ccmD gene encoding heme exporter protein CcmD, which translates to MYFDSFSDFLNMGGYAAYVWASFGITFFSMFILYWKSVSDGKTLLKEIQQKIDREERRQAAKKMENTL; encoded by the coding sequence ATGTATTTTGATTCGTTTAGTGATTTTTTAAATATGGGTGGCTATGCCGCTTATGTTTGGGCTTCATTTGGCATTACATTTTTCAGTATGTTTATTTTGTATTGGAAAAGTGTTTCAGATGGCAAAACTTTATTGAAAGAAATTCAACAAAAAATTGACCGTGAAGAACGTCGTCAAGCGGCGAAAAAAATGGAAAACACACTATGA
- the ccmE gene encoding cytochrome c maturation protein CcmE has translation MTPRRKKRLAIILAILIGVAGTVGLTMYALNQNMNLFYTPTELVNGKPDGTKPHVGERLRIGGMVVEGSVKRDPQSLKVSFELKDLGPTVTVTYEGILPDLFREGQGIVAQGTLVDARTVEAFEVLAKHDENYMPSEIEEAMKKNHNPNYDSETHTMKNQE, from the coding sequence ATGACCCCTAGACGTAAAAAAAGGCTAGCAATTATTCTCGCAATCTTGATTGGTGTTGCAGGAACGGTTGGGTTGACTATGTACGCCTTAAACCAAAATATGAATTTATTTTATACGCCGACTGAATTAGTCAATGGTAAGCCCGATGGTACTAAACCCCATGTTGGTGAGCGTTTGCGTATCGGTGGTATGGTAGTTGAAGGTTCGGTAAAACGAGACCCTCAATCACTCAAAGTAAGCTTTGAACTTAAAGATCTTGGTCCTACGGTAACGGTCACTTATGAAGGTATTCTTCCCGATCTCTTCCGTGAAGGTCAAGGTATTGTGGCTCAAGGTACATTGGTTGATGCAAGAACCGTTGAAGCCTTTGAAGTGTTGGCTAAGCATGATGAAAATTACATGCCTTCTGAAATAGAAGAGGCGATGAAAAAGAATCACAACCCTAATTATGATTCTGAAACTCACACCATGAAAAATCAGGAATAA
- a CDS encoding heme lyase CcmF/NrfE family subunit, translated as MIAELGHFALILALGFSILLSALPMYGASVNNRTLMGMARPLSWGMFLMLATSFATLLWAFYSNDFTLQYVASNSNSLLPWYYRLTAVWGAHEGSLLLWVLIQSIWTIAVATFSRGMPQESVSRVLAVMGMISVGFLLFIILTSNPFLRTLPYFPIDGRDLNPLLQDPGLIIHPPMLYMGYVGFSVAFSFAIASLMTGRLDTAWARWSRPWTTAAWVFLTVGIALGSWWAYYELGWGGWWFWDPVENASFMPWLAGTALMHSLAVTEKRGTFKAWTVLLAISAFSLSLLGTFLVRSGILVSVHSFASDPARGMFILAFLALVIGGSLLLFALKGASVRVRGNYSLISRENALLSNNILLIAALVVVLIGTLLPLVHKQIGMGSVSIGAPFFNTLFTWLIVPFTLILGIGPMVRWKRDNLSEVKVPMMVSLVISAVGATAIALISSKQFMPLATLGWFMAIWIFAMHGFELYQRATHRHRFMQGLTKLQRSHWAMMLGHIGLAVTIIGIAMVQNYSIERDVRLAPGDKFDIHGYQFDFAGVRDHDGPNYDGFIADFIITEDGDFVNELHAEKRFYHTARSMMTEAAIDRGFTRDLYVAMGEQLEGSDAWAVRIYYKPFIRWIWFGAILMAIGGILAISDKRYRFRKKVANSQSSLDESSEAQKEA; from the coding sequence ATGATTGCTGAACTTGGACATTTTGCCTTAATTCTTGCATTAGGGTTTTCAATTTTATTAAGCGCATTACCCATGTATGGGGCAAGCGTTAATAATCGTACATTAATGGGGATGGCTCGTCCGCTGTCTTGGGGTATGTTCTTAATGCTCGCGACGTCCTTTGCTACTCTGTTGTGGGCGTTTTATAGCAATGACTTTACCTTGCAATATGTAGCAAGTAACTCAAATAGTCTATTACCTTGGTACTACCGTTTAACCGCGGTATGGGGTGCGCATGAAGGCTCGCTATTGCTTTGGGTGTTAATCCAATCGATTTGGACGATTGCCGTGGCGACGTTTAGCCGTGGTATGCCACAAGAGTCGGTATCTCGCGTACTGGCTGTGATGGGGATGATTTCCGTTGGTTTCTTATTGTTTATTATTCTCACCTCAAACCCGTTTTTACGTACCTTGCCTTATTTCCCGATTGATGGACGTGACTTAAACCCTCTTCTACAAGATCCGGGCTTAATTATTCACCCACCAATGTTGTACATGGGTTATGTCGGTTTTTCTGTTGCGTTTTCTTTCGCTATTGCGTCATTAATGACGGGGCGTCTTGATACGGCGTGGGCTCGTTGGTCACGCCCGTGGACAACCGCAGCATGGGTATTCTTAACTGTTGGAATCGCATTAGGCTCATGGTGGGCATATTACGAACTCGGCTGGGGTGGCTGGTGGTTCTGGGATCCCGTTGAAAATGCTTCTTTCATGCCTTGGCTTGCTGGTACAGCGCTGATGCACTCGCTTGCAGTGACAGAAAAGCGTGGCACCTTTAAAGCGTGGACAGTGTTACTGGCAATCAGTGCGTTCTCGCTGAGCTTGCTCGGTACCTTCTTAGTTCGTTCTGGTATCTTGGTTTCAGTGCATTCATTTGCATCTGATCCTGCTCGCGGTATGTTTATTCTGGCCTTTTTAGCGTTAGTTATTGGCGGTTCACTATTACTGTTTGCTTTAAAAGGCGCTTCAGTACGTGTGCGTGGTAACTACTCACTGATCTCGCGTGAGAATGCATTGCTATCGAACAATATTTTGTTGATTGCGGCATTAGTGGTTGTTCTGATTGGTACTTTATTACCTCTTGTGCATAAGCAAATTGGTATGGGTTCAGTGTCGATTGGAGCACCATTTTTTAATACGTTATTCACTTGGTTGATTGTGCCATTTACCTTGATTTTAGGTATCGGCCCAATGGTTCGTTGGAAGCGTGATAATTTATCTGAAGTGAAAGTGCCGATGATGGTGTCATTGGTGATTTCAGCCGTTGGTGCAACAGCGATTGCATTAATTTCTTCAAAACAATTTATGCCACTTGCAACATTGGGCTGGTTCATGGCGATTTGGATCTTTGCCATGCACGGCTTTGAGTTATACCAACGCGCAACGCATCGTCATCGTTTTATGCAAGGCTTAACCAAATTACAACGTAGCCACTGGGCAATGATGCTGGGTCATATTGGTTTGGCTGTCACCATTATTGGTATCGCAATGGTGCAAAACTACAGTATCGAGCGTGATGTGCGATTAGCACCAGGCGATAAATTTGATATTCATGGTTACCAATTTGACTTTGCTGGTGTTCGTGATCACGACGGTCCGAATTACGACGGGTTTATAGCAGATTTTATCATTACTGAAGATGGTGATTTTGTGAATGAACTGCATGCTGAAAAACGTTTTTACCATACAGCGCGTTCCATGATGACTGAAGCGGCCATTGATCGTGGTTTTACTCGTGATCTGTATGTCGCGATGGGTGAACAGCTTGAAGGAAGCGACGCATGGGCTGTTCGTATTTATTACAAACCATTCATTCGTTGGATTTGGTTTGGCGCTATTTTGATGGCTATCGGTGGTATTTTAGCGATCAGTGATAAACGTTATCGCTTCCGTAAAAAAGTCGCGAATTCTCAATCATCATTAGACGAATCATCTGAAGCTCAAAAGGAGGCGTAA
- a CDS encoding DsbE family thiol:disulfide interchange protein, with translation MNRKILFAPLALFAILVVVFATQLTRNADGDDPTKLESVLVGKPVPDFELQDLYQQDKTYDQSLFKGQPLLLNVWATWCPTCYAEHQFLNKLSAQGVKIVGLNYKDDREKAKKWLKDLGDPYQVVLFDGSGMFGLDLGVYGAPETFLIDADGHIQYRHVGDVNIDNWNETLLPLYNKLKGQKTVLKPIPMERAQ, from the coding sequence ATGAACCGTAAGATTTTATTTGCGCCTTTGGCCTTATTTGCCATCTTGGTGGTGGTATTTGCCACTCAGTTAACTCGTAATGCCGATGGAGATGATCCGACTAAACTGGAATCTGTTTTAGTGGGTAAGCCAGTACCTGATTTTGAGTTACAAGATTTATATCAACAAGATAAAACCTATGATCAGAGTTTGTTTAAAGGTCAACCTTTGCTACTTAACGTGTGGGCGACCTGGTGTCCTACTTGTTATGCCGAGCATCAATTCTTAAATAAATTGTCTGCTCAAGGCGTGAAAATTGTTGGGTTGAACTACAAAGATGATCGTGAGAAAGCCAAAAAGTGGCTGAAAGATTTAGGCGACCCATATCAAGTGGTACTGTTTGATGGCAGTGGCATGTTTGGTCTCGATCTTGGTGTCTACGGCGCCCCTGAAACTTTCTTGATCGATGCGGATGGCCACATTCAATATCGCCATGTGGGTGATGTGAATATTGATAACTGGAATGAAACTTTACTGCCTTTATACAATAAGTTGAAAGGGCAAAAAACAGTATTGAAACCGATTCCAATGGAGCGTGCTCAATGA
- a CDS encoding cytochrome c-type biogenesis protein: MKKSSLLILLCMLFTVPAMSAIEVFDFDTPAQEAQFQELSHTLRCPKCQNNSISDSNAELAKDLRLKVYQMTKQGKSKQEIVDYMVARYGNFVTYNPPLTPSTAVLWLAPLGIVLFGFGFIVLRSRRKSSTKQTDGSQQWDEEQEQRLKALLDDTDSNDKKGND, translated from the coding sequence ATGAAAAAATCTTCACTATTGATACTGCTGTGCATGTTATTTACGGTGCCAGCGATGTCGGCAATTGAGGTCTTCGATTTTGATACGCCCGCACAAGAAGCACAATTTCAGGAATTGAGTCATACCTTGCGCTGCCCGAAATGTCAGAATAATTCTATTTCTGACTCGAACGCAGAGTTGGCAAAAGATTTACGTTTGAAAGTCTACCAAATGACTAAGCAAGGTAAATCTAAACAAGAAATTGTCGATTATATGGTGGCTCGTTACGGTAATTTTGTGACTTATAATCCGCCGTTAACACCGTCTACAGCCGTGTTGTGGCTCGCGCCTCTTGGTATTGTTTTGTTTGGTTTTGGTTTCATTGTTTTACGAAGTCGTCGTAAATCATCAACCAAGCAAACGGATGGTTCTCAGCAGTGGGATGAAGAACAAGAGCAACGTCTAAAAGCTTTGCTAGATGATACTGACTCAAATGATAAAAAGGGTAATGATTGA
- the ccmI gene encoding c-type cytochrome biogenesis protein CcmI, with translation MIAFWIGTVVLLAASCIFIVYPLLKPNKLDEAAMRDDLNKAFYKDRLAELESEDQAGIVGNKDDLVTDLKQSLLDDIPVAQVDTDTSIVSMKWLALSLIIFMIAVSYGVYALFGAQAKVAHWKQVENNLPVLSQKLMNPKGVELTDQEMADLTLALRSRLQYNTDDATGWILLGRIGLANRDIETAIGALTKADKLMPDNRDVQLSLAQALMFSSDQADLQKADSILADLLKQPNVDLRVYSLLAFSAYESGDYAKAIDYWKDLQAKIGKDDARYDMLSRSIKTAQRELDGLQHPQKVVHQGTPVKVTISLSPEVKLPESGVLIVSIHTADGAPMPVAAARYPLSQFPITVVLDDRNSMIESRKLSSLSDIIVRARIDSDGNVATREGDWHGESLPIHLGDDVIVSIDKKY, from the coding sequence ATGATAGCATTTTGGATTGGAACGGTTGTCTTACTTGCCGCGTCTTGCATATTCATTGTTTATCCGCTGTTAAAACCAAACAAGTTGGATGAAGCGGCAATGCGCGATGATCTGAATAAGGCTTTTTATAAAGATCGTCTTGCTGAATTGGAATCAGAAGATCAAGCGGGTATTGTTGGTAATAAAGATGATCTAGTGACGGACTTAAAACAATCGCTACTGGATGATATTCCGGTTGCTCAAGTCGATACTGATACCAGTATTGTCAGCATGAAATGGTTGGCATTATCACTTATCATTTTTATGATTGCTGTGTCTTACGGTGTATATGCCTTGTTTGGTGCACAAGCTAAAGTTGCTCATTGGAAACAAGTCGAAAATAACCTACCAGTTTTATCGCAAAAGTTGATGAACCCAAAAGGGGTTGAGTTAACCGATCAAGAGATGGCCGATTTAACCCTAGCCCTTCGCTCTCGTTTGCAATATAACACTGATGATGCGACAGGTTGGATATTGCTTGGCCGTATTGGTTTAGCGAATCGCGATATTGAAACTGCTATTGGTGCGTTGACGAAAGCCGATAAATTGATGCCAGATAACCGCGATGTGCAACTTAGTTTAGCGCAAGCGTTGATGTTTTCATCAGATCAAGCGGATTTGCAAAAAGCCGATTCTATTTTGGCGGACTTGTTAAAGCAGCCAAATGTTGATTTGCGTGTGTATTCTTTACTGGCATTTAGTGCTTATGAAAGTGGTGATTACGCCAAAGCGATCGACTATTGGAAAGATCTACAAGCTAAAATCGGTAAAGATGATGCTCGTTACGATATGCTTTCTCGTAGTATCAAGACTGCTCAGCGAGAACTTGATGGATTGCAACATCCTCAAAAAGTGGTGCATCAAGGTACACCGGTTAAAGTGACAATTTCTTTATCACCAGAAGTGAAGTTACCAGAGTCAGGTGTTTTGATTGTCTCAATTCATACTGCTGATGGTGCGCCAATGCCTGTTGCCGCTGCTCGATATCCATTGTCTCAATTCCCGATTACTGTGGTATTAGATGACCGCAATAGCATGATTGAAAGCCGCAAGCTGTCTAGCTTGTCCGATATTATTGTGAGAGCGCGTATTGATAGTGACGGTAATGTCGCAACTCGTGAAGGCGATTGGCATGGTGAAAGCTTGCCAATTCATCTTGGTGATGATGTGATTGTTTCAATTGATAAGAAATATTGA
- a CDS encoding MlaA family lipoprotein — MSEIKSKHSFSLVFLSSTLLLGCSSAPDDQVLTPQAQTTSLTQSSSIGASSAENSDDFFEGFNRVMWDFNYDVLDPYMVRPLSIGYMEWTPWPIRSGLNNFLNNLDEPANAVNNLLMGNGSQAVENISRFWINTTIGLLGLIDVASAANISSTSREFGDVVGYYGVGNGAYLMLPAYGPVTVRDAADTVDGLYIPLNWLTFWQKAGKWAFQGLESRYELIGQEGQLRHSPDPYQLSKSIYLQHQDFKAQISKEPEQALDEDLLEEYLGHDY, encoded by the coding sequence TTGAGTGAAATAAAAAGTAAACATTCATTTTCGCTTGTGTTTCTATCATCGACATTACTGTTGGGATGTAGCTCTGCGCCTGATGATCAGGTTTTAACACCTCAAGCTCAAACGACTTCATTAACTCAATCCTCATCGATAGGTGCTTCATCAGCAGAGAATTCTGATGATTTCTTTGAGGGTTTTAACCGAGTGATGTGGGACTTTAACTATGATGTTTTAGACCCTTATATGGTTAGACCTTTATCCATTGGTTATATGGAATGGACACCGTGGCCTATTCGTTCTGGTTTAAATAACTTTTTAAATAATTTGGATGAACCGGCTAATGCCGTCAATAACCTATTGATGGGAAATGGTTCTCAAGCAGTAGAAAATATCAGCCGCTTTTGGATAAATACTACCATCGGATTGCTCGGTTTAATTGATGTGGCCTCCGCTGCCAATATATCCAGTACCAGTCGGGAGTTCGGTGATGTCGTTGGTTATTATGGAGTAGGTAATGGCGCGTACCTGATGTTGCCTGCCTATGGTCCGGTTACTGTACGTGATGCGGCAGATACAGTGGACGGTCTATATATTCCTCTGAACTGGCTAACTTTTTGGCAGAAAGCCGGTAAATGGGCATTTCAGGGTTTAGAGTCGCGTTATGAATTGATTGGCCAAGAAGGGCAGTTGCGTCATTCTCCAGATCCATACCAATTGAGTAAAAGTATTTATCTACAGCACCAAGACTTTAAAGCGCAAATCAGTAAAGAACCTGAACAAGCGTTGGATGAAGATTTGTTAGAAGAATATCTTGGCCATGATTATTAG
- a CDS encoding outer membrane protein transport protein: MKKLNVFTTSTLASALVIASPSVFAAGFQIAAQSATGVGRAYAGDGIIADNASVMAINPAAMALFNKTSFTMGATAIKPKISVSDGNYQSSINGNSGPVSYDDAGNLAVAPNMFLIVPIDDQWAVGAGLYSNFGTASEFDSSFPGEYGGTSSIISAELALAASYRVNDQWSFGAGLDIIYGHGEFKRSLNVDANTNFRPDNAGPLFNKACNAITGSSGRDCSIPLSAKGTINAVDVDATGAGLGWNIGTTYELNDNNRWGISYHASPEIHAKGKIDGPGGITLADEIVVPLPDFAQISGYNRFEGTKFAISYTVQWTDWSKFDELATAGPDISLQKFEWKDTWSYAIGGTYYLNDKWTLRAGYMFDQGAQDAVTTIAVPDSNRNWLSAGFSYAPSKDSTIDFGFTYLLGVDVDAHEEHPGISSIDATTHTDAIITGIQYSKTF, translated from the coding sequence ATGAAAAAGTTGAATGTGTTCACCACATCCACTCTTGCAAGCGCCTTAGTAATCGCATCGCCATCTGTTTTTGCTGCAGGCTTTCAAATTGCCGCTCAATCTGCAACAGGTGTGGGACGTGCATACGCAGGTGATGGCATCATTGCGGATAATGCTTCCGTTATGGCGATTAACCCCGCCGCCATGGCCTTGTTTAATAAAACGTCTTTTACCATGGGTGCAACCGCCATTAAACCCAAAATATCAGTGAGTGATGGTAACTATCAAAGCTCAATAAACGGTAACTCAGGTCCTGTTAGCTATGATGATGCAGGTAACCTTGCTGTCGCGCCAAATATGTTTTTGATTGTCCCAATTGATGATCAATGGGCAGTGGGTGCAGGTTTATATTCTAACTTTGGTACCGCATCGGAATTTGATTCTTCTTTTCCGGGAGAATATGGCGGCACGTCTAGTATTATCAGTGCTGAATTAGCATTAGCTGCTTCTTACCGCGTCAATGATCAATGGAGTTTTGGTGCAGGATTAGACATTATTTATGGTCATGGTGAGTTTAAGCGTAGTTTAAATGTAGATGCAAATACTAACTTCCGTCCAGATAATGCTGGACCTCTCTTTAATAAAGCATGCAATGCTATTACTGGTAGCTCTGGACGAGATTGTTCTATTCCACTGAGTGCTAAAGGAACAATCAACGCTGTTGACGTCGATGCAACTGGCGCTGGCCTTGGCTGGAACATCGGCACCACTTATGAGTTAAACGACAATAACCGTTGGGGTATTTCTTACCACGCTAGCCCTGAAATTCACGCTAAAGGTAAAATCGATGGCCCTGGCGGTATCACGCTTGCTGATGAAATCGTAGTGCCTTTACCGGATTTTGCCCAGATATCGGGTTACAACCGTTTCGAAGGTACCAAATTTGCCATCAGCTACACCGTTCAATGGACAGACTGGAGCAAGTTTGATGAATTAGCGACGGCTGGACCAGATATCTCACTACAAAAATTTGAGTGGAAAGATACTTGGAGCTATGCGATTGGTGGGACTTACTACTTAAATGATAAATGGACACTACGCGCTGGTTATATGTTTGACCAAGGTGCACAAGATGCCGTGACCACCATCGCAGTGCCAGATTCAAACCGTAATTGGTTGTCGGCAGGTTTCTCTTACGCGCCAAGCAAAGACTCAACCATCGACTTTGGCTTTACTTACTTATTAGGTGTCGATGTGGATGCTCATGAAGAACATCCAGGCATTTCTAGTATTGACGCCACTACGCACACTGATGCAATTATCACTGGTATTCAGTACAGTAAAACGTTCTAA
- a CDS encoding DUF3379 family protein gives MDDLELRRRLLSDPNDKSDDILKELHTNHQNKKYAESLQELDKKIEQAFRVEVPDDLADKIIFKQTPHKPQIHFSRRAFALAASVIFTFGLLIGQINWGSIIIQPAHASLDQMAMHHIIEEEPFIDGVNEGNNEQEIRAKLNVCSYSLDGEFPYHIYYLNHCGFSHDHHALHMVFRGQKGRVTAFISNIEAKESSQFNQGGMQGEITPLPQGSLVLVGEKGEDIAALSQKIAPMFKSNH, from the coding sequence ATGGATGATTTAGAACTTAGACGTCGCTTACTCTCTGATCCAAATGATAAAAGTGATGATATTTTGAAGGAACTTCATACCAATCATCAAAATAAAAAATATGCTGAAAGCCTTCAAGAGCTCGATAAAAAAATTGAACAAGCCTTTAGAGTTGAAGTACCTGACGATCTAGCGGATAAAATAATCTTTAAACAAACGCCTCATAAGCCTCAAATACACTTTTCTCGTCGAGCTTTTGCCCTAGCTGCATCCGTTATATTTACATTTGGTTTACTGATTGGACAGATTAATTGGGGCAGTATCATTATTCAGCCTGCACATGCGAGTCTAGATCAAATGGCGATGCATCATATTATAGAAGAAGAACCTTTTATTGATGGTGTTAATGAAGGCAATAATGAACAAGAAATTCGTGCGAAGTTAAATGTTTGTTCTTATAGCCTTGATGGCGAGTTTCCTTACCATATTTATTATTTAAATCATTGCGGATTCAGTCATGATCATCATGCTTTACATATGGTCTTCCGAGGACAAAAAGGTCGAGTGACGGCTTTTATTTCAAATATTGAAGCAAAAGAAAGTAGCCAATTTAACCAAGGAGGTATGCAAGGTGAAATCACCCCGCTTCCTCAAGGTAGCCTAGTACTAGTGGGTGAAAAAGGTGAAGATATCGCCGCTTTATCGCAAAAGATCGCACCAATGTTTAAATCTAATCATTAA
- a CDS encoding sigma-70 family RNA polymerase sigma factor, producing MAVSTLFGKKKSSDTVYNEMDRQKRYESLVRAYHRDLYRYAYWLCKDQHIAEDLVQETCLRAWKAIDSLKDEKAAKPWLITILRRENARRFERKQFDLVDIDEPGNSGKTYDNEHHQQKWLQQQIMKLDIEYREPLFLQVIGGFTGDEISQILDLNKNTVMTRLFRARNQIKEQLDSSSPSQGAIHG from the coding sequence ATGGCGGTTTCTACATTATTTGGAAAGAAAAAATCCTCTGATACGGTCTATAACGAAATGGACAGACAAAAACGTTATGAATCCCTTGTGAGGGCGTATCATCGCGATCTCTATCGCTATGCTTACTGGTTATGTAAAGATCAGCATATTGCCGAAGATTTGGTGCAAGAAACTTGCTTGCGCGCTTGGAAGGCCATCGACAGCTTAAAAGATGAAAAAGCGGCAAAACCGTGGCTCATCACCATTTTACGTCGTGAAAATGCTCGACGATTTGAACGCAAGCAATTTGATCTTGTTGATATTGATGAACCTGGAAATAGTGGAAAAACCTATGATAATGAACACCATCAACAAAAGTGGTTGCAGCAACAAATCATGAAATTAGATATCGAATACCGTGAACCGCTCTTCTTACAAGTCATTGGGGGATTTACTGGTGATGAAATCAGTCAAATTCTCGATTTGAATAAAAATACGGTGATGACTCGATTATTCCGAGCTCGTAATCAAATAAAAGAGCAACTCGATTCATCCTCACCATCTCAGGGGGCCATACATGGATGA
- the fadI gene encoding acetyl-CoA C-acyltransferase FadI: MSQQDVKTRNGERIAIVSGLRTPFARQGTAFKQVPAVDLGKMVVSELLARTQIDPKLVDQVVFGQVVQMPAAPNIAREIVLGTGMNVSTDAYSVTRACATSFQSAVNVAESIMAGNIEIGIAGGADSSSVLPIGVSKSLAQGLLELSKAKTLPQKLSIIRKLSFKDLMPVPPAVAEYSTGLSMGQTAEQMAKTHQIAREDQDALAHRSHTLAAQAWEDGLIQDEVMTAYPEPYKEWIHQDNNIRQDSQVEQYAKLRPAFDKKFGSVTAATSTPLTDGAAAVLMMSESKAKELGLEVLGYIRSYAFSAIQVEEDMLMGPSYATPIALDRAGIELADLDLIEMHEAFAAQTLANVKMFASETFAKEKLGREKAIGVIDMDKFNVLGGSLAYGHPFAATGARLMTQTLRELKRRGGGLALTTACAAGGLGAAVILEVDKLEVDKDEAQTQGAK; the protein is encoded by the coding sequence ATGAGTCAGCAGGATGTGAAAACCCGCAATGGTGAGCGAATTGCTATTGTCTCTGGTCTTAGAACCCCATTTGCTCGTCAAGGGACGGCTTTCAAACAAGTGCCGGCTGTTGACCTTGGTAAAATGGTGGTTAGTGAATTATTGGCGAGAACACAAATTGATCCAAAACTGGTTGATCAAGTGGTATTTGGTCAAGTCGTTCAAATGCCTGCTGCTCCCAATATCGCTAGAGAAATTGTGTTAGGTACGGGCATGAATGTGTCGACCGATGCTTATAGTGTTACGCGTGCGTGTGCCACTAGCTTTCAATCTGCCGTGAACGTGGCAGAAAGCATCATGGCGGGAAACATTGAAATAGGTATTGCGGGTGGAGCGGATTCTTCTTCCGTATTACCTATTGGTGTTTCTAAGTCACTGGCGCAAGGCTTGTTAGAATTGAGCAAAGCCAAAACTTTACCGCAAAAACTTTCTATTATTCGTAAATTGTCTTTTAAAGATCTGATGCCAGTTCCTCCTGCGGTTGCTGAGTACTCGACCGGATTATCTATGGGGCAAACAGCTGAACAAATGGCGAAAACACATCAAATTGCTCGTGAAGATCAAGATGCGTTAGCTCACCGTTCGCATACTCTTGCTGCTCAAGCATGGGAAGATGGCTTGATTCAAGATGAAGTGATGACCGCTTACCCAGAACCATATAAAGAGTGGATCCATCAAGATAACAATATTCGTCAGGATTCTCAGGTTGAACAATATGCCAAGTTGCGACCAGCATTTGATAAAAAGTTTGGTAGCGTGACCGCTGCAACCAGCACGCCATTAACTGATGGTGCAGCTGCTGTTTTGATGATGAGTGAAAGCAAAGCGAAAGAATTAGGGTTAGAAGTGTTGGGTTATATTCGTTCTTATGCTTTCTCTGCGATTCAAGTCGAAGAAGATATGTTGATGGGACCGTCTTATGCGACGCCAATTGCGCTAGATAGAGCTGGCATTGAATTAGCCGATCTTGATTTGATCGAAATGCATGAAGCCTTCGCAGCTCAAACGTTAGCGAATGTTAAAATGTTTGCCTCAGAAACCTTTGCGAAAGAAAAGCTGGGTCGAGAAAAAGCCATTGGTGTGATTGATATGGATAAATTTAACGTACTTGGCGGTTCACTCGCTTATGGGCATCCCTTTGCTGCAACGGGTGCGCGCTTAATGACACAAACGCTACGTGAGTTAAAGCGCCGTGGTGGAGGGTTGGCACTAACCACCGCATGTGCCGCAGGTGGTTTAGGCGCGGCCGTCATTCTTGAAGTGGATAAGCTAGAAGTCGATAAAGATGAAGCACAGACGCAAGGAGCGAAATAA